A genome region from Deltaproteobacteria bacterium includes the following:
- a CDS encoding ABC transporter ATP-binding protein, producing MKELLRIETLSKEFGGVTALYEVDFHVDPKEIVALIGPNGAGKTTAINIITGVYRPTSGSVFLAGRGISSLEPHRIAGLGVTRTFQNIQVFHNMTVLENVMVGLHTRTRCGFLSGCLHAFGHRREEREVERRATEVLSLMGLRDHKDLPGNALPYGLQKRLEMARAWVSGPRILLLDEPAAGLNTRETEETAEMIARIRNAGTAVLLVEHNMDLVMGISDRVIVLNYGRKIAEGRPEEVRGYPEVIEAYLGSDHDA from the coding sequence ATGAAAGAACTGCTTCGTATCGAAACGTTATCCAAGGAATTCGGCGGGGTTACGGCCCTTTATGAGGTGGACTTCCACGTTGACCCGAAGGAAATCGTAGCGCTCATCGGACCCAACGGCGCAGGAAAGACCACGGCCATCAACATTATAACCGGCGTCTACCGTCCGACGTCGGGGAGCGTCTTTCTTGCGGGGCGAGGTATTTCCTCCCTCGAGCCGCATCGAATCGCCGGGCTGGGTGTGACCCGGACTTTTCAGAACATTCAGGTGTTTCACAACATGACCGTTCTGGAAAACGTCATGGTGGGGCTGCACACCAGAACCCGTTGCGGCTTTTTGAGCGGTTGCCTGCACGCTTTCGGACATCGACGGGAAGAGCGCGAGGTGGAACGACGGGCCACGGAGGTGTTGAGCCTCATGGGACTCCGGGACCACAAGGATTTGCCGGGAAACGCGTTGCCTTACGGATTGCAGAAGCGGCTTGAGATGGCCCGAGCCTGGGTGAGCGGCCCCCGGATTCTTCTGCTGGATGAGCCTGCCGCCGGTCTCAACACCAGAGAAACGGAAGAAACCGCGGAGATGATTGCCAGGATTCGAAATGCGGGTACGGCCGTGTTGCTGGTGGAACACAACATGGATCTGGTCATGGGCATATCCGATCGGGTCATTGTCCTGAATTACGGACGAAAGATTGCGGAGGGCCGTCCCGAGGAAGTCCGGGGTTATCCTGAAGTGATCGAGGCCTATTTGGGGAGCGACCACGATGCTTGA